In Pyxidicoccus trucidator, a genomic segment contains:
- a CDS encoding PLP-dependent aminotransferase family protein has translation MPPGIPTITLDPRSNRPVYLQIAHALMSEIHRGRFRPGDALPGYRTLAQGLGVSRNTVMAAYRELADEGWLVAAPGEGSTVAPTPPRRLPGASETPPGPAAELTGAGMGFDLRRPADAAVPDAARNLLRVATGNPDPRLLPGAALARAYRRALTVNPRGTLAVDDPQGHPALREALARTLRAARGVAAAPERLVVTRGGQLPLALVAHALLGPGDAVAVEALGARDAWEACARAGARCLPVPVDAQGLDVDALERLLSTEQLRAVLITPVRQYPSVVALSPERRARLLALAARHRFAVLESEHDAEFQFEGTLPLPLAAEDRAGVVVLVGSLSKIFSPGLRLGFVHAPAPLVAQLRSARDALDRHGDPALERAMAELLEDGEIERHLNRMHPVYRHRRDVLANALSEHLGAALTFDPPTGGLALWARTREGLDVDAWARRGLERGVAFQAGRQFAFDGGAVPGLRIGFSNYGDAELVEVARRMGEALPEGR, from the coding sequence GTGCCCCCCGGCATCCCCACCATCACCCTCGACCCGCGCTCCAACCGCCCGGTCTACCTGCAGATTGCGCATGCGCTCATGTCCGAGATTCACCGCGGCCGGTTCCGGCCCGGCGACGCGCTCCCGGGCTACCGCACGCTCGCGCAGGGGCTGGGCGTGTCCCGCAACACGGTGATGGCCGCCTACCGCGAGCTCGCCGACGAGGGCTGGCTGGTGGCGGCGCCGGGCGAAGGGAGCACCGTCGCACCCACGCCGCCGCGGCGCCTTCCGGGCGCCTCAGAGACTCCGCCCGGGCCCGCGGCGGAGCTCACGGGCGCCGGCATGGGCTTCGACCTCCGCCGGCCCGCCGACGCCGCGGTGCCCGACGCCGCCCGCAATCTGCTCCGCGTCGCCACCGGCAACCCCGACCCGCGCCTCCTGCCTGGCGCCGCGCTCGCGCGGGCCTACCGCCGCGCGCTCACGGTGAACCCGCGCGGCACGCTCGCGGTGGACGACCCGCAGGGCCACCCCGCCCTGCGCGAGGCGCTCGCGCGCACGCTGCGCGCGGCCCGCGGCGTCGCCGCCGCGCCTGAGCGCCTGGTGGTCACCCGCGGCGGGCAGCTGCCGCTGGCCCTCGTTGCCCACGCCCTGCTCGGGCCAGGCGACGCGGTGGCGGTCGAGGCGCTCGGCGCGCGGGACGCGTGGGAGGCGTGCGCCCGCGCCGGCGCGCGCTGCCTGCCGGTGCCGGTGGACGCCCAGGGGCTTGACGTGGACGCCCTCGAGCGGCTCCTCTCGACGGAGCAGCTGCGCGCGGTGCTCATCACCCCGGTGCGCCAATACCCCTCGGTGGTCGCGCTCTCGCCGGAGCGCCGGGCGCGGCTGCTCGCCCTCGCGGCGCGCCACCGATTCGCCGTGCTGGAGTCCGAGCACGACGCCGAGTTCCAGTTCGAAGGAACGCTGCCCCTGCCGCTCGCCGCGGAGGACCGCGCGGGCGTGGTGGTGCTGGTGGGCTCCCTCTCGAAAATCTTCAGCCCCGGGCTCCGCCTCGGCTTCGTCCACGCGCCCGCGCCGCTCGTGGCGCAGCTGCGCTCCGCCCGCGACGCCCTCGACCGCCACGGTGACCCCGCGCTCGAGCGGGCGATGGCGGAGCTGCTCGAGGACGGCGAGATTGAGCGCCACCTCAACCGCATGCACCCCGTCTACCGCCACCGCCGCGACGTGCTCGCGAACGCGCTCTCGGAGCACCTCGGCGCCGCGCTCACCTTCGACCCGCCCACGGGCGGCCTCGCCCTGTGGGCCCGCACGCGAGAGGGGCTCGACGTGGACGCCTGGGCGCGGCGCGGCCTCGAGCGCGGGGTCGCCTTCCAGGCCGGCCGGCAGTTCGCCTTCGACGGCGGCGCCGTCCCGGGGCTGCGCATCGGGTTCTCCAACTACGGCGACGCGGAGCTGGTCGAGGTCGCGCGGCGTATGGGCGAGGCCCTCCCGGAGGGGCGATGA
- a CDS encoding Tox-REase-5 domain-containing protein has product MPAKALLLGVVLLATGCASRPPPSGRAGLMIPRQLAAAPGLQDNGHGSPASPPTHTATGEEARSRHRRPVRLPSTAVLTFSAEERTRRAVELGLLDVDAFEALLVRAGLEDRDTLLPRNGPLTPEDAARLLMLLGQRPVTPGTFPPRMAAGHLLREVLEGGASSRGELLRRVERFTLVAVLRPDGCLAWTRSGRTQQRVGPVEWRDGALRAGPFELGRFYSGRGGAFRALDARLGAADGGVLAEVYDDADYLSRTLDGAEEAFVGLAVAVGQLLTTHPADTLAALRQLPSGLAALVASSPEYLERFRYMTEGEQVREVSRLLTNLIATWGAASATTRTLMGALAGAEATVPALSLTAEGALVLERVAVPVGRAAAVLGGGPGAVVILHRANTAAKAPAPSGGPGKWGPAKESMKPRSRAYQEQITGHSADDAYWVGGMSTKEGGVKFDGFKNDVLLEAKGLGYAKFFEGLEPKTWFQNSGAKALIEQADRQQKKIKGMKFRIEWHVAEADAARAIQKLLSEARIGEIKVVYTPMK; this is encoded by the coding sequence ATGCCCGCTAAGGCCCTGCTGCTGGGCGTGGTGCTGCTGGCCACCGGCTGCGCCTCGCGGCCTCCGCCCTCCGGCCGTGCGGGCCTGATGATTCCGCGCCAGCTCGCCGCCGCGCCTGGGCTGCAGGACAACGGGCACGGCTCCCCCGCTTCACCACCGACCCACACGGCGACAGGTGAGGAAGCGCGCAGCCGCCACCGCCGGCCCGTGCGCCTGCCCAGCACGGCGGTGCTCACCTTCAGCGCGGAGGAGCGGACGCGGCGGGCGGTGGAGCTGGGCCTGCTTGACGTGGACGCCTTCGAGGCCTTGCTGGTGCGCGCGGGCCTGGAGGACAGGGACACACTGCTCCCGCGAAACGGGCCGCTGACGCCCGAGGACGCGGCGCGGCTGCTGATGCTGCTGGGGCAACGCCCCGTGACGCCAGGCACCTTCCCGCCGCGCATGGCGGCCGGCCACCTCTTGCGCGAGGTGCTGGAGGGCGGTGCATCCTCACGCGGGGAACTCCTGCGCCGGGTGGAGCGCTTCACGCTGGTGGCGGTGCTGCGCCCGGACGGCTGCCTCGCCTGGACTCGTAGTGGGCGCACCCAGCAGCGCGTGGGCCCGGTGGAGTGGAGAGACGGTGCCCTGCGCGCGGGCCCCTTCGAGCTGGGACGCTTCTACTCCGGCCGGGGCGGCGCCTTCCGCGCCCTGGACGCGCGGTTGGGGGCGGCGGACGGAGGCGTGCTGGCGGAGGTGTACGACGACGCGGATTACCTCTCGCGCACGCTGGACGGCGCCGAGGAGGCATTCGTGGGGCTGGCCGTGGCCGTGGGCCAGCTTCTCACCACCCATCCTGCTGACACGTTGGCCGCATTGCGCCAGTTGCCCTCGGGACTGGCCGCCCTGGTGGCTTCCTCGCCGGAGTACCTGGAGCGCTTCCGGTACATGACGGAGGGCGAGCAGGTGAGGGAAGTTTCCCGCCTGCTCACCAACCTGATTGCCACCTGGGGAGCCGCATCAGCCACCACGCGCACGCTCATGGGGGCCCTGGCGGGCGCGGAGGCCACGGTGCCCGCGCTGTCGCTCACGGCTGAAGGCGCACTGGTGCTGGAGCGCGTCGCGGTGCCTGTGGGCCGAGCGGCGGCGGTGCTGGGCGGCGGGCCCGGGGCCGTCGTCATCCTCCACCGCGCCAACACGGCGGCCAAGGCCCCCGCGCCCTCCGGCGGCCCGGGAAAATGGGGACCGGCGAAGGAATCCATGAAGCCACGCTCCCGCGCCTACCAGGAGCAGATTACGGGGCACTCGGCCGATGACGCCTACTGGGTCGGCGGCATGAGCACGAAGGAAGGAGGCGTGAAGTTCGATGGCTTCAAGAACGACGTGCTCCTGGAGGCCAAGGGCCTCGGCTATGCGAAGTTCTTCGAGGGGCTGGAACCCAAGACGTGGTTCCAGAACTCGGGAGCCAAGGCACTCATTGAACAGGCCGACCGTCAGCAGAAGAAAATAAAGGGCATGAAGTTCCGCATCGAGTGGCACGTGGCCGAAGCTGATGCAGCGAGGGCCATTCAGAAGCTATTGAGCGAAGCCAGGATTGGGGAAATCAAGGTCGTCTACACCCCGATGAAGTAA
- a CDS encoding DUF2079 domain-containing protein, which produces MTPTVVEPGASRSRRILGALGLALPFVVWMGLVVLPIWLQSVHGCFSHYDLGIYTQALARLSLDDPNPWLSARQIRIFNDHFDPVLWLARPLVGVLSPMWAALVAEALLVLLSTAPLLWLHAKGRLDRTSTALLCALLLLSPSAVDAVMFPIHPTTWAMPAFVLLGLAFHFRKDGLLVASLLLLFACKEEFPYVGLMLALALWLRGDRRLAVGVLVLSVAWLAFVIGVRPKFGFVEDYGERLKRGLQAGVVPFLVERLSPRQLSRVGTLLLLLSPLGFWAWRERLRPDWKWLLVLLPMLGIRFLGMAWRHQYGAPLIAAIVVALVPMLFFRRLPPWVLATTGLLLVTTNQTNLRQLVRTLASPSTYPPNCPGNAARLASVSRAVDFLSTHREGKALLGGNFVTPLASRDEVYAIGGPQSDLHLVYDWVLVEKPPMGNIEPVPYAYVAALVARWRTQEGAEIIIDDAHVFLARGRFTDSP; this is translated from the coding sequence ATGACCCCGACTGTCGTTGAACCCGGAGCCAGCCGCTCGCGCCGAATCCTGGGGGCGCTCGGGCTGGCCCTGCCCTTCGTCGTGTGGATGGGACTCGTCGTCCTTCCCATCTGGCTCCAGTCCGTGCACGGCTGCTTCTCCCACTATGACCTGGGCATCTACACCCAGGCCCTGGCGCGGCTGTCCCTGGATGACCCCAACCCGTGGCTCAGCGCGCGGCAGATTCGCATCTTCAATGACCACTTCGACCCCGTGCTCTGGCTGGCACGGCCGCTCGTCGGAGTGCTCTCGCCCATGTGGGCCGCCCTCGTCGCGGAGGCGCTCCTCGTCCTGCTCTCCACCGCGCCCCTGCTGTGGCTCCACGCGAAGGGCCGGTTGGACCGCACCTCCACCGCCCTGCTGTGCGCGCTGCTCCTGCTGAGCCCCAGCGCCGTGGACGCGGTGATGTTCCCCATCCACCCCACCACGTGGGCCATGCCGGCGTTCGTCCTCCTGGGCCTCGCCTTCCACTTCCGGAAGGACGGCCTGCTGGTGGCCTCGCTGCTCCTGCTGTTCGCCTGCAAGGAGGAGTTCCCCTACGTGGGCCTCATGCTCGCGCTGGCCCTGTGGCTTCGGGGGGACCGCCGGCTGGCCGTGGGCGTGCTGGTGCTCTCCGTGGCGTGGCTCGCCTTCGTCATCGGCGTGCGGCCGAAGTTCGGCTTCGTGGAGGACTACGGCGAGCGCCTCAAGCGCGGGCTGCAAGCGGGCGTCGTGCCGTTCCTCGTCGAGCGCCTGTCGCCGCGCCAGCTCTCGCGGGTGGGCACCCTGCTGCTGCTGCTGTCCCCCCTGGGCTTCTGGGCCTGGCGCGAGCGCCTGAGGCCCGACTGGAAGTGGCTGCTGGTCCTGCTGCCCATGCTCGGCATCCGCTTCCTCGGCATGGCGTGGCGTCACCAGTACGGCGCGCCCCTCATCGCCGCCATCGTCGTCGCCCTGGTGCCGATGCTGTTCTTCCGCCGCCTCCCCCCGTGGGTGCTGGCCACCACCGGCCTGCTGCTCGTCACCACCAATCAGACCAACCTGCGCCAGTTGGTGCGCACGCTCGCGTCCCCGTCGACGTACCCGCCCAACTGCCCGGGGAACGCCGCCCGCCTCGCCAGCGTGAGCCGCGCCGTCGACTTCCTCTCCACGCACCGCGAGGGCAAGGCGCTGTTGGGCGGCAACTTCGTCACGCCCCTGGCCTCGCGTGACGAGGTGTACGCCATCGGCGGGCCCCAGTCCGACCTCCACCTCGTCTACGACTGGGTGCTGGTGGAGAAGCCGCCCATGGGCAACATCGAGCCCGTGCCCTACGCGTACGTCGCGGCGCTCGTCGCCCGGTGGCGCACCCAGGAGGGGGCCGAAATCATCATCGACGACGCCCACGTCTTCCTCGCGCGGGGCCGTTTCACCGACAGTCCCTGA
- a CDS encoding DUF2383 domain-containing protein, translating to MANIGKDVDTLNSFLRGEISAVETYRKALGHVSDDRARGALEDCQHDHEHRVEELRERIRKMGGEPAEGSGVWGTFAKVVQGGADALGEKAAILALEEGEDHGLHDYQRDADQVHGDARRFVKMELLPAQKRTHERMSRLKRTLH from the coding sequence ATGGCGAACATTGGCAAGGATGTCGACACGCTCAATTCCTTCCTCCGCGGGGAGATTTCCGCCGTGGAGACGTATCGCAAGGCGCTCGGGCACGTGTCGGATGACCGGGCGCGGGGCGCGCTGGAGGACTGCCAGCATGACCACGAGCACCGCGTGGAGGAGCTGCGCGAGCGCATCCGGAAGATGGGGGGCGAGCCCGCGGAGGGCTCGGGCGTCTGGGGCACCTTCGCGAAGGTGGTGCAGGGCGGCGCGGACGCGCTCGGCGAGAAGGCCGCCATCCTGGCCCTGGAGGAAGGTGAGGACCACGGGCTCCACGACTACCAACGGGACGCGGACCAGGTGCACGGCGACGCCCGCCGCTTCGTGAAGATGGAGCTGCTGCCCGCCCAGAAGCGGACCCATGAGCGGATGAGCCGCCTCAAGCGCACCCTGCACTGA
- a CDS encoding serine/threonine-protein kinase, with amino-acid sequence MTVELQPLDGRVVLKGLLGEGGMGHVHRAFDSTLERAVAVKFLRGDDPRETERLVLEARLQARVEHENVVRVHAVGSLEGRACLVLQLVEGKTLADLAAGLTLATRVELVRQAALGLDAAHRQGLVHRDVKPDNVLVEEGPGVPLARLGDFGLARGEEGGLTHSGFPAGTLEYMAPEQLASAGPVDFRADVYALGATLYAVLAGHPPFHGLAEATGRSEPASLLRRILADEPPALGAAVPRELALVAACAMEREPAARYPSALAFAEDLGRFQRSEPVLARPPTLAYRATKWARRNPVAARAAAVAAAAVVLGVAWAAFAERRAGLDALEAARLGAEAQRMESAMRIAHLSPAHDLSPVYAAIRSTVDGLRRADGSAGAAARAFAIGRGLQLLHDADPAREALERAWTLGFHHPEAALALGLLDGERYARERAQLPRIDDPKRKEGRIAALRARFREPAVARLRLVPGTTDADRDLLEARIALVEERHADAAALARRAREAGADPLEASTLEGEAWLRRSLEVYETRDHDGTLTPLAEALPALRRAAEIGRSAPRPRLLLAQALLHEGMVRQQREPIRADRFEPALAVLAEGLALDPRDPDLLVVRSEIFAEKGRLARMLGTDPGPGLLAAVTSADAATRAAPANRSAWERLAWACLNYARELRDAHYEVGWAWEKGIAAATRAGELSPESSIPPSLLSQMYTDRAETTGIRGGDSTKDIEAALVAARRVAEIGDRPIVSRIMLAQAIREDATRRWAAGEAADARFAEAALIIGEAFSRGEGQSALAGFGVQVAVLWAESVLLEGRGPDAALAAVAPWAAMLRTRLDTDIIAAAQLAELEVLEVQAAVLAGRDPGPELARAWPLLEKVVKAGVYPAMRGRMAEVELHRAAWLAGRGLDPLPALTAADRYAQLMKAEDASSPDGWRLETEVVLARPSPLAADLARARAAIDKSLTFMPEDPRLLALRGHVLAASGDLAGARATLEQARTRNGRMAWVKSLQARLH; translated from the coding sequence ATGACGGTGGAGCTGCAGCCGCTGGACGGACGCGTCGTGCTCAAGGGGCTGCTCGGGGAGGGCGGGATGGGCCACGTCCACCGCGCCTTTGACTCCACGCTTGAGCGCGCGGTGGCGGTGAAGTTCCTGCGCGGCGACGACCCTCGCGAGACTGAGCGGCTCGTCCTCGAGGCGCGGCTGCAGGCGCGGGTGGAGCACGAGAACGTGGTCCGCGTGCACGCGGTCGGCTCGCTGGAGGGCCGCGCGTGCCTCGTGCTCCAGCTCGTCGAGGGGAAGACGCTCGCGGACCTCGCCGCGGGCCTCACGCTCGCCACCCGGGTCGAGCTGGTGCGCCAGGCGGCCCTCGGGCTCGACGCCGCCCACCGCCAGGGGCTCGTGCACCGCGACGTGAAGCCCGACAACGTGCTGGTGGAGGAGGGGCCGGGCGTGCCGCTGGCGAGGCTCGGTGACTTCGGCCTCGCCCGCGGTGAGGAGGGCGGGCTCACCCACTCCGGCTTTCCGGCGGGCACGCTCGAGTACATGGCCCCCGAGCAGCTCGCCAGCGCGGGCCCGGTGGACTTCCGCGCCGACGTCTATGCGCTCGGCGCCACCCTCTACGCGGTGCTCGCCGGGCACCCGCCGTTCCACGGGCTCGCCGAGGCGACGGGGCGCTCCGAGCCAGCGAGCCTGCTCCGCCGCATCCTCGCCGATGAGCCGCCGGCCCTCGGCGCCGCGGTCCCCCGCGAGCTGGCGCTCGTGGCCGCGTGCGCGATGGAGCGGGAACCGGCCGCGCGCTACCCCTCGGCGCTCGCGTTCGCCGAGGACCTCGGCCGCTTCCAGCGCAGCGAGCCGGTGCTGGCGCGGCCGCCGACGCTCGCCTACCGCGCCACCAAGTGGGCGCGGCGCAACCCGGTGGCGGCGCGCGCCGCCGCCGTGGCGGCGGCGGCGGTGGTGCTCGGCGTGGCGTGGGCCGCGTTCGCAGAGCGGCGGGCGGGCCTGGACGCGCTCGAGGCCGCGCGGCTGGGCGCCGAGGCGCAGCGAATGGAGAGCGCGATGCGCATCGCGCACCTGTCGCCCGCGCACGACCTCTCGCCGGTGTACGCGGCCATCCGCTCCACCGTGGACGGGCTGCGGCGCGCGGACGGCAGCGCCGGAGCGGCCGCGCGGGCCTTCGCCATCGGGCGCGGCCTCCAGCTCCTCCATGACGCCGACCCGGCCCGCGAGGCGCTCGAGCGGGCGTGGACGCTCGGGTTCCATCACCCCGAGGCGGCGCTCGCGCTCGGCCTGCTGGACGGCGAGCGCTACGCGCGCGAGCGCGCGCAGCTCCCGCGCATCGACGACCCGAAGCGGAAGGAAGGCCGCATCGCCGCGCTCCGGGCGCGCTTCCGCGAGCCCGCCGTCGCGCGCCTGCGACTCGTCCCCGGCACGACTGACGCCGACCGCGACCTCCTCGAGGCCCGCATCGCGCTCGTGGAGGAGCGCCATGCCGACGCCGCCGCGCTCGCCCGGCGGGCGCGCGAGGCCGGGGCCGACCCGCTCGAGGCGAGCACCCTCGAGGGCGAGGCCTGGCTGCGCCGCTCCCTCGAGGTCTACGAGACGCGAGACCATGACGGGACGCTCACGCCCCTCGCCGAGGCCCTCCCGGCGCTCCGGCGCGCGGCGGAGATTGGACGCAGCGCCCCCCGCCCCCGCCTCCTGCTCGCCCAGGCGCTCTTGCACGAGGGCATGGTCCGCCAGCAGCGCGAGCCGATCCGCGCCGACCGCTTCGAACCGGCGCTCGCGGTCCTCGCCGAGGGGCTCGCCCTGGACCCGAGGGACCCGGACCTGCTGGTCGTTCGCTCCGAGATTTTCGCGGAGAAGGGGCGGCTCGCACGCATGCTCGGCACCGACCCGGGCCCGGGCCTGCTCGCCGCGGTCACCTCCGCTGACGCCGCGACGCGGGCCGCGCCGGCGAACCGCTCCGCATGGGAGCGGCTCGCCTGGGCGTGCCTCAATTACGCTCGCGAGCTGCGCGATGCCCATTACGAGGTGGGCTGGGCCTGGGAGAAGGGCATCGCGGCGGCGACGCGCGCGGGCGAGCTCTCTCCCGAGTCGAGCATCCCCCCCTCGCTGCTCTCGCAGATGTACACGGACCGCGCCGAGACCACCGGCATCCGCGGCGGCGACTCGACCAAGGACATCGAGGCGGCGCTCGTCGCGGCGCGCCGGGTGGCGGAGATTGGAGACCGCCCCATCGTGTCGCGCATCATGCTCGCCCAGGCAATCCGCGAGGACGCCACCCGGCGCTGGGCGGCCGGCGAGGCGGCCGACGCGCGCTTCGCGGAGGCGGCCCTCATCATCGGCGAGGCCTTCTCGAGGGGCGAGGGCCAGTCGGCGCTCGCCGGCTTCGGCGTGCAGGTTGCAGTCCTCTGGGCCGAGTCCGTGCTCCTCGAGGGACGGGGGCCAGACGCCGCGCTGGCCGCGGTGGCTCCCTGGGCCGCGATGCTGCGGACGCGCCTCGACACCGACATCATCGCCGCCGCCCAGCTCGCCGAGCTCGAGGTGCTCGAGGTCCAGGCCGCGGTGCTGGCGGGACGGGACCCCGGGCCTGAGCTCGCCCGGGCCTGGCCGCTGCTCGAGAAGGTGGTGAAGGCCGGGGTCTACCCGGCGATGCGGGGCCGGATGGCGGAGGTCGAGCTGCACCGCGCGGCGTGGCTGGCCGGCCGCGGCCTCGACCCCCTCCCGGCGCTCACCGCCGCCGACCGGTACGCGCAGCTCATGAAGGCGGAGGATGCGAGCAGCCCCGACGGCTGGCGCCTCGAGACGGAGGTCGTGCTCGCGCGGCCCTCGCCGCTGGCGGCCGACCTCGCCCGGGCGCGCGCCGCCATCGACAAGTCCCTGACCTTCATGCCGGAGGACCCGCGCCTCCTCGCCCTCCGCGGCCACGTGCTCGCCGCGTCGGGGGACCTCGCAGGCGCACGCGCCACACTCGAGCAGGCCCGGACGCGGAACGGCCGGATGGCGTGGGTCAAGTCGCTGCAAGCCCGGTTGCATTAG
- a CDS encoding NAD-dependent epimerase/dehydratase family protein: MSSSRRKFLQYSLAGASLLALGPTALAAPSNKGAAPKKGAKKKILILGGTGFLGPAVVQAAQARGHSLTLFNRGKTRPELFPNVEKLRGDRDPAKGEGLKALKGRKFDAVVDTSGYYPRIVRASAELLAPNVKQYLFISSVSAYASDKTAGEDESGPTAKMADPTLETMGKDYEFYGALKRLCEEAAEAALPGRVANVRPGYIVGPEDRSDRFTYWPVRFDRGGEMLAPGTPNDPLQIIDVRDLAEWLVLLIEGNTNGVFNAVGPGHAWTMGAMLDTCRQVSGKDTKVTWMPADWLEKQGETGDVSLPIYMPPAGNSAGTHLRSNAKAVKTGLKFRPVDVTVRDTLAYFKSLPEERRNKMRAGLTPEREAELLTLWAKALADGKNTPATPSAPAAPAASGKGG, from the coding sequence ATGTCCTCCTCTCGCAGGAAGTTCCTGCAGTACTCCCTCGCGGGCGCGTCACTGCTCGCGCTCGGCCCTACGGCCCTGGCCGCTCCCTCCAACAAGGGCGCCGCGCCGAAGAAGGGCGCGAAGAAGAAGATTCTCATCCTCGGAGGCACCGGCTTCCTCGGCCCCGCCGTGGTGCAGGCGGCCCAGGCTCGCGGGCACTCGCTGACGCTCTTCAACCGCGGCAAGACGCGCCCGGAGTTGTTCCCCAACGTGGAGAAGCTGCGCGGGGACAGGGACCCGGCCAAGGGCGAGGGCCTCAAGGCACTCAAGGGCCGCAAGTTCGACGCCGTGGTGGACACGTCCGGCTACTACCCGCGCATCGTCCGCGCCTCCGCGGAGCTGCTGGCGCCCAACGTGAAGCAGTACCTCTTCATCTCCAGCGTCTCCGCCTACGCCAGCGACAAGACGGCCGGCGAGGACGAGAGCGGCCCCACCGCGAAGATGGCCGACCCCACGCTGGAGACGATGGGCAAGGACTACGAGTTCTACGGCGCCCTCAAGCGACTGTGCGAGGAGGCCGCCGAGGCCGCGCTCCCGGGCCGCGTCGCCAACGTGCGGCCGGGCTACATCGTCGGCCCCGAGGACCGCTCGGACCGCTTCACGTACTGGCCGGTGCGCTTCGACCGGGGCGGGGAGATGCTCGCTCCGGGCACGCCGAATGACCCGCTGCAAATCATCGACGTGCGCGACCTGGCCGAGTGGCTGGTGCTGCTCATCGAAGGCAACACGAATGGCGTCTTCAACGCCGTGGGGCCGGGGCACGCGTGGACGATGGGCGCCATGCTCGACACGTGCCGGCAGGTGTCCGGGAAGGACACGAAGGTGACGTGGATGCCCGCGGACTGGCTGGAGAAGCAGGGGGAGACGGGCGATGTCAGCCTCCCCATCTACATGCCGCCTGCGGGCAACAGCGCGGGCACGCACCTGCGCAGCAATGCGAAGGCGGTGAAGACGGGGCTCAAGTTCCGCCCCGTGGACGTCACCGTCCGCGACACGCTGGCGTACTTCAAGAGCCTGCCCGAGGAGCGCCGGAACAAGATGCGCGCGGGGCTGACTCCGGAGCGCGAGGCGGAGCTGCTCACGCTGTGGGCGAAGGCGCTGGCCGACGGGAAGAACACGCCCGCGACTCCCTCGGCGCCTGCCGCTCCGGCGGCTTCCGGCAAGGGCGGGTAG
- a CDS encoding immunity 52 family protein, producing MSDKPYPETYYAGAYWGPRKESPEACAQRAADFLNLLAPADPFLAHWYKPAKSQKDARKHPLMPPDLTTLTELFRRGVNREKGGPVFADLGFTFWFDNGGPTGDCAALRIKCGDYCGTSPNSCVLKLPWRGPNADRVLTATVLVHAMRSMALAWEPDWALATSSAYENEYPEPDSAPFSLGWVTYLSHRFGRVPPLPAPVRIEPVDDKGMLIVLTPERFTMTNADHVMLARRVRELLARAGLMPSVIPK from the coding sequence GTGAGCGACAAGCCCTACCCGGAAACCTACTACGCGGGTGCCTATTGGGGACCTCGTAAGGAGTCTCCCGAGGCGTGCGCCCAGCGTGCGGCGGACTTCCTCAACCTGTTGGCCCCGGCCGACCCCTTCCTGGCTCACTGGTACAAGCCCGCGAAGTCCCAGAAGGATGCGCGCAAGCACCCGCTCATGCCGCCCGACTTGACCACCCTCACCGAGTTGTTCCGGCGCGGCGTCAACCGCGAGAAGGGAGGACCCGTCTTCGCGGACCTGGGCTTCACGTTCTGGTTCGACAACGGCGGGCCGACTGGTGACTGTGCGGCCCTGCGCATCAAATGCGGTGATTACTGTGGGACCAGCCCGAACTCCTGTGTCCTCAAACTGCCCTGGCGCGGGCCGAACGCCGACCGGGTGCTCACCGCTACCGTACTGGTCCATGCGATGCGCAGCATGGCCCTCGCCTGGGAGCCGGATTGGGCGCTCGCAACGTCGTCTGCATACGAGAACGAGTACCCAGAGCCTGACTCGGCACCTTTCTCTCTCGGCTGGGTGACGTACCTGTCACATCGCTTCGGCAGAGTGCCACCGCTCCCTGCTCCGGTGCGAATCGAGCCGGTGGACGACAAGGGCATGCTCATCGTTCTCACCCCTGAGCGCTTCACGATGACCAACGCGGACCATGTGATGCTGGCGCGGCGCGTGCGCGAACTGTTGGCCAGAGCCGGGCTCATGCCGTCTGTCATCCCTAAGTGA
- a CDS encoding DUF2378 family protein, giving the protein MSNERVIFGNTVDSLYRRTLDGDLLPELRARLKELGMDLDAPLLAAYPHGVWVRCLDEVGRALHPEVPLVEARRRLARRMIEGYAQTLMGAAVLAMARVLGPMRSLGRMTHNFRSGNNFTETRLTVVGPSAADLWFNEPEVTEGFVEGVLEEGLRRIGVQGLTLTCTRHGPDSCTYRVQWDDASTR; this is encoded by the coding sequence ATGAGCAACGAGCGCGTCATCTTCGGCAACACGGTGGACAGCCTGTACCGCAGGACGCTCGACGGCGACCTGCTTCCGGAGCTCCGCGCGCGGCTCAAGGAGCTCGGCATGGACCTGGACGCGCCGCTGCTCGCCGCCTATCCCCACGGTGTCTGGGTCCGCTGTCTGGACGAGGTGGGCCGCGCGCTCCACCCGGAAGTGCCCCTGGTCGAGGCGCGCCGCCGGCTCGCCCGGCGGATGATTGAGGGCTACGCCCAGACGCTGATGGGCGCGGCCGTGCTGGCCATGGCGCGGGTGCTCGGCCCCATGCGCTCCCTGGGCCGGATGACGCACAACTTCCGCAGCGGCAACAACTTCACCGAGACGCGCCTCACGGTGGTGGGCCCCTCCGCCGCGGACCTCTGGTTCAACGAGCCCGAGGTCACCGAGGGCTTCGTCGAGGGCGTGCTCGAGGAGGGCCTCCGCCGCATCGGCGTGCAGGGGCTCACCCTCACCTGCACCCGCCACGGCCCCGACTCCTGCACCTACCGCGTCCAGTGGGACGACGCCTCGACGCGCTGA